A region from the Variovorax sp. RKNM96 genome encodes:
- a CDS encoding amino acid ABC transporter permease, translated as MDLDFSPVWQGWPDLLRGALVTVEITACALALGCVLGLIVGIGRLNPKRRWIYGVCTAYVAAIRGTPLLVQLFILFFGLPHFGILLPAFLCGVLGLGVYSGAYVSEIVRGAIQSIDKGQTMAAQSLGMTPGVAMRQIVLPQAVVRMIPPLGNEFIALIKNSALVSLLTIHDVMHEGQKIISVSYRSLEVYLAIALVYFVLTGTMTLVLRHFEQKLRQGGLMR; from the coding sequence ATGGATCTCGACTTCTCACCGGTCTGGCAGGGCTGGCCCGACCTGCTGCGCGGTGCGCTCGTCACGGTGGAGATCACCGCGTGCGCGCTCGCGCTGGGCTGCGTGCTCGGCCTCATCGTCGGCATCGGCCGGCTGAACCCGAAGCGGCGCTGGATCTACGGCGTGTGCACTGCGTATGTGGCGGCCATTCGCGGCACGCCGCTCTTGGTGCAGCTGTTCATCCTGTTCTTCGGCCTGCCGCACTTCGGCATCCTGCTGCCGGCCTTTTTGTGCGGCGTGCTGGGGCTCGGCGTTTATTCCGGCGCGTACGTCTCGGAGATCGTGCGCGGCGCGATCCAGTCGATCGACAAGGGCCAGACGATGGCCGCGCAATCGCTCGGTATGACGCCCGGCGTGGCGATGCGCCAGATCGTGCTGCCGCAGGCGGTGGTACGGATGATTCCGCCGCTGGGCAACGAGTTCATCGCGCTCATCAAGAACTCGGCGCTGGTGTCGCTGCTGACCATCCACGACGTGATGCACGAAGGGCAGAAGATCATCAGCGTGTCGTATCGGTCGCTGGAGGTGTACCTGGCCATCGCGCTCGTGTACTTCGTGCTGACCGGCACGATGACGCTGGTGCTGCGGCACTTCGAGCAGAAGCTGCGGCAAGGCGGGTTGATGCGATGA